Sequence from the Deltaproteobacteria bacterium genome:
CCCAAAGGTCGTCATCGAGGCCAAGCTCACCGAAGACGACGGTACTGCCCGCGACAAGGTAACACGCGTCCAACATCTCGGCACGCTGAGCATGGAAGGGCAACCCGCAGGCCGCCCCCGGTTCGAAGTAGTGGCCTGTATCGCGGGACGCGGCTTTGGCGTCCGCCGTGAAGACATGAAAAAGCTGCTTCTCTCAACCCGCGGCAAGGTCTTCACGCTGCAGAACCTTCATCAACTCGTGGATCACACGCGTCTTGCGGACTTCCGCTCCAGGTAGAACCGTTCCGCGCGTCCGCAACTTGGAAAACTCTGACGGGCGGCGTGTCCTTGGACCCGTGTGCTAAGTAGTCTCGCCAAAATAAATTGGTCAATCAAGGATGTTATCTGAGAAACACAATGTAATTCCACTCGCCATGGAATGCGTCGCGCTTGATGGACAGAGTGTCCATATGCTCGTCGTTCACCTACCGACCGGTCGGGTAGTAGCCCTGGTCCAGCTCCCAGCGGATGGCGAGGCCGCCCCTGGTGATCGTGGCGCCGATCAGATTGACCACCACCTCGTGGCTCACTAGCGGTCGGCCGCGCCAGTTCTCGGTGATGTGACAGGACATCCGGTGCTCGATCTTGTCCCATTTTCTGGTGCCGGGCGGGAAGTGAGACACCGAGATACACAGCCCGATCGCGGTCGGCCAGCTTCTGCTATGCCCTCGCAGAGGAGCAATTCGGGGCGCGGCACCAGATCCACCCCTCTCGGCTCGCGACGTCGATGTTTGGAGGCTGGGTGGCGTCACCGCGGACAAAGTCCGCCGCCGCCAAGACGCATACCGCAGCATCCAAAGCGTCGGCGTTGGCGATTACCGCATCCCAACAATCCCCGGCAAAGGAAACACCTGGTAGGCTCCTTGCGATTTCTTCGCGGCCGCGTCTGTGATCGGGGTTGTTCTTGCGCTTGTATCGATCACAACGTATGCAATGCGACTTCAACGTCGCGGCGGGATAAACCTCGATTGCTTGGACGCCCCCAAGATTGTCATGGCACCAAGCGAGTGGGATTGGGTTGTCAGTACTTTCTCGTAAGAATTCCAGTTCTTTTAGTGCGGCGTGAGCGGTGCGTGCGATGCGGTTCGCACCCACGTCAAGCGGTTGCTTGCCAAGCCGATTGTGAATATCCCGATCAGTCGAACGACGGAACATATCGTTCGGGCAATTGCCGACCGGGTTGCCGGCTGAGTGTTCATGGAGCGCTTCGCTAAGCGCGATAGGCCAACCTAGCGGGGCGTCGAGGGCTACCAGGACATCTTGGCCCGCAAAGTTCAACACCCACTCGATCACTCGGCCCCAAGGGTTACTGTCCCCCGCATAGATCTCCAGAACTTCTACCGGATCCCCCATCTCAGCAAGGGCGATTCCTACATCGCGCGGTTTCGTGGCGCAGTCGATGCCGACAAGATACATAAGGAAACCCCATCCGATGCGGAACGAGTTATGGAATTATGGCTTGACGGTTGACGATTCGCAACAGGATGGACCGAACGGCTCCTCCGACAAACCGCGGACGACTCAAACGGACATGGGTTCGGTCTGGAGGCAGGCCCTATAACGCGTGAAGGACATTCCAGACCGTCGCTGCCTCCACAGTCGCCGTATCCTCCACTGCCCCTTTGAGATGAAAACCGCCCACAACGCCCCGACCCTTGCTTGGGTCCGCTTCAATTCAGCTTGATATCCTGCGCCTTGCCTTTGAGTAGAACTCTTTGCCTCCCAAGAACTTCCACCAACCTTTGCCGATGCCCTTTCCAGACTCTTCCGTCTCGCTGGGCCGCATCGAAACCGAACACCACGAGCCTCGGTTTCGCGTCTATGGACAGCGGTTTCTCTGCGATGCTCTCGAGCAACGCGTGGCGCTCCGGACGCCGTTTCGCTACGCCGCGCAGACACCGGAGGTTGCGGCAGACGTGGCGGTAGCGGTCGACTATTCTCGCGCGATTCTGATCAAGAAGCGCCGAGTACTCGCGAATCTGCTCAATGACTCTTGGCGTCCTCCCCTTCTCAGCCCGGAGGTCGCGGTTGGCGAAACGCTTCGCCTCGAAGAAGACGACGGTCGCCCCGTCGTCCGAGACCTGGAGTGCCGCGAAGTCCACGCGCGGAGCCGAGGGCCGCGTCTCCGCCGTTCTCGGGAGCCCGAACCCGATCTCCACGTCGAGGATGTTCGGGTTTACGTCAATGACCCTTTGAACGCCGGCCTTCTCCTCGCCCACGTAGGCGTTTGCCGCCCGCTTTATATCCTTCACCTCTTTCGGCGACTCCACAAACAGCGACGAGGCATCTTCCGGGAAACGATACGCTCCGTCGACGAATCCCACATAGGGGTCGTCAACCGAAGGGCGCAGAAGGTATTTGTAGTGGGTCCGGCCGACCACCGCCCCTGCCTCACACCATATCTCAGCCAAGCTGCACCCGTGATAGTACACATTCAAGCGGTTGTCGCGGATAGCCACGAACAGTTCCCTATCGTCGACGAACGCGCGCCACCAACCGCCCTTGGCGTATTCCATGTTCAGGCATTCGACGAACTCGTCATCAAGACCGCGATCGAACGTCGCCATCTTTCCTCCTGCCCCCCACCAAAGACCAAACGGAAACCACCATACCGAGCCGAAAGGGTATCCACGACGCCAGCCCGCCGGAGAGGTTACCACAGCGGTAGCTGTGCAGGCCACCAAGCGGCGGTAGCCGCACCTAGCCAAAGTTTAACAGAGGTAACCAGAGTCATTATCTGGAACGCCCGTACGTACGCGGAAGTCAATGGGCTCAACGAACCTGTCGGAGGATTTCAGCACCGTCGCATGTACGGGACCGTAAGGGTCCGCAATCCATTCGCCGCGCAGTAATTCACTCGGAACGATGCACGCACAGCAGACGCTGGGACGCTTGTTGCAAACGGCACTGCAAGCCTGCATTCTGGACCGATGGAGACGAAGCCGCACGTTGAGGAACGCAACCTCGACCCTTTGACTAGTGACACGCGCGCACCGTCCATGGCCAGGAAGTACGTCTGGTGGCAACCGCCGGAACGCACTTTGGCGGACCGGCCACTGTTCCTGGCGCAGATGATGAACGTCGGCACCGCCGACGACATCCGCTGGCTGCTGTCGCTGGTCTCCAATTCCGAATTGCGGGAAGTGCTGCGCGATCCACCCATCGGCATTTTCAATCCCCGCTCCTGGAATTTCTGGCATCTCCGCCTAGGATTGACCCCGCCTCCCGAGTTGCCTGTGCGACGTCTGCCCCCGGAGATCCCGCGGTGACGTTCAAGCCGTTCCTGGACGTTCTTCCTGACGAGCAACGGAGCTTGTGGCCCGCACTCAAGGACATCCCCGACTCCTTCGTCCTTTACGGCGGCACTGCTCTCGCGCTGCGATTGGGCCACCGCGCGTCGGTCGACTTCGACTTCTTCTCGTCGGACCCCGTTGACTTCGACCTCCTGTTCCGCCTCCCTTTCATGACACAGGCTGACGTGCTCCAAAGGGCACCTGACACGTTGACCGTCTCTACTTCACCCCGCACTGCAACGAATCCGGTGAAAGTCTCTTTCTTCGGCGGCATCGACACAGGCCGCGTGGGAAGTCCGGAGATGACGGAGGACGGAGTGTTGCGGGTGGCCTCACTGTTGGACCTGTTCGGGACGAAGCTCAAGGTGCTGCTGCAACGTGTCGCGGCCCGCGATTATCTCGATCTGGCGGCTATTCTGCGAACCGGCGTGCCGCTCAAAGAGGGACTCGGCGCGGCGGGAACCCTTTACGGACAGCAGTTTCCTCCAACCGAAGCGGTCAAGGCCCTGTCCTACTTCAACGAAGGCGACGCCACGAACGTGGATCCGGCAACGCAGGCCTTCCTTTCGAAGCAGGCGGCCGCCTGGGACTTTACCACAGCCGAGATTGTCAAGGTGGCCGACTCTCTGGGTACTGTGTGAATTTGAAATCGAGCGCCGGCAAAGGGCGGTGGTAGGCTCCTCCTCAGAAAGGAGGTGCCCCATGCCCGAATGCGGTTGCACGAACGAGAAGCCCTGCGAATGCGAGGGCTGTCAGGAGAAGGATGCCCTGATCCGCATCCTCTACGGGAAGGTCGACGAGCTCGAGAAGGCCCTGAAGGAGAGCGCCCAGCTCAACTCAGCGGCGACGAGGCACTGATCAACTGAAGAGCCGCTGGTCGACGAGCTCTTCGGCGGTGAGCCGGGGAACCTTGGATCGGATCAGACGGTCCATGTCTGCAAACCTCTGCCAGCGCCGGGAGTGGTGCTCCAGGGCGCCCGCCATGCTGCGAGTGTCAAAGAGGTCGTCGAGGCGATGGGAACGACGGAAGCGGCCCTCCGCGACGTCGAGGCGGTATTCGAGTTCAGCTTGAGTGAGGAGCATAGTGCCCTCCCGTGGTTTGTAGGAGGGCTTGACCACTGCGATGACGAGCGGTACAAGGAGAAAGCTACTTGACCTTGTGGCCCTCCGGGGCCAGGGAGCCGCCTTTGGGCGGCTCTCGTCTTTTCAGGGAATGGTATCTGGACCTGGCGGCGCCGTCAAGGTCCTTCCAGGCAGTATCCACAGGGCCGTGCATTGTCATATCTCTTCTTCGCTTCACGCTTTGCGTCTCGGAATGATTTGAACTTCCCGAGGTACATCCGATGTTCCGCCTTCATTTCATCGAGCCATCTGCAGGCACCCTCCTGATGAATGACATGGCCGTCATTCGGTTGAGCCTTCGTATTCACGTAGTACCGATTCTTCATTAGCCGTACCTCTCGATCACGTCCAGAAGCCACTCGTAGTCGTGGAGCTCCTTGGTGAGTCCGGCTTCCATCGCCGGTGTGCACCGGATCGTCTGATGGATACGCACCCAGTTGTAGTGGAGGAAGTGGATGTTGACCGCGTAGACGTGGTTCTCCAGCTTCTTCGAGTGCGCGTTCGTCCGGCGCGCGAAGCGCTTGATGTGCGTCCGGATGGTGAGATTCTGGCGCTCCACGAAGCTGTTGGTCGCGTCCCCGAACTCGAAGTCCACGTTGCCCCCGAAGGCCTCCTTCACGGCCGGCGGGTAGACCGTGTACTCGTCCGTGGTGAGCTGGATGCGGTTCGAGATCCGCGAAGCCAGGTCGCGCATGAACATCCGGCCCTCGGCTGAGCCGCGCCCACCCGTGAGGTAGGAGATCACCAGCTTCGTGTCGGTGTCGATGGCGACCCAGGTGTAGACGTCCCCGGCCTCGGGGGGCGGCGACTTGGCGTCGCGAAGATTACCGGACTTGGCGTAGATGAAGGAGTGGATCTCGTCGGCCTGGACGTTCTCAGCCGCTACGTTTCTTACGTGCAGGTCGTGGTAGGTTGCGCTGGCTCTCCCCGCCGTCTCGAGGAGCGACAGAACCGTGTGAGGGTCGATCCCCAAGGTCCTTGAGATCGACCTGATGCCCACGCACTCGACGAGGAGCTGCAGGACCTGGATCCGCTTCTCCCGAGGTAGCCGGTTCACCTTCCGATTTTACCACATTCTCGCCGCGCGGGGTGAATTTCAGGGTCATCCGGGTGCGAAGAGACTGCGGGTCCATCGGGACCTGCCCCGTGGCCATTTGCACCACGCGCTTCGCCGCTTTCGCGGGGTCGCGGGGGATCTCGTGGCTCCTGCGCTTCGCCATGGCGGGCCTCCTTGCGTTCACCATACCATAGAACCCGCGCGTAGCATGAACCCAAACAATTGACAACCGTTTTTTCATTGTGTAGCGTCGGAGTTGAACGCATCCAACGGGAGCCCGTGTGTCGGGCCTTCCGTGAAATACAAGAGCCCTGCACATGGCGCGGAGTAGCTTCCCGCGCCTGGGCGAATACGCGGACACTCCAACTCCCGTTGAGGTGCGTTCGAGGCCCGGCAACCCCGCCAGGCCGCGGACAGCAACGGCGCGCGCAACTGGCTCGAACAACGGATGACGCGTCGGGACAACTCACGGGAGGTGTGCCATGGTGCGAATCGTGCTCAGTGTGCTGTGCTTGGTTGCGTTGGCCTTTCCGGCCGGCGCTCACTACATCGGGTTCCCTCACACCCACGAGCAGCGCCGGCCAAGCGTCGGGGACATCTGGGGCCAGCGGCTCCAGCAGGAACGCCGGGAGTGGCAACAGCAGCGGAACTACGAGCGGGACCGATACTACAACCCCCGCTACAACAACACGCTCACGACATTCGACTGTCTCGGGGAGAACTTCAGGTCTTGCCAGGGGCTCCCGCCCAGGCGGTAGGGGTGGTCCGATGCGCGCATTCCTGCTCATCGTCATGTTGGCGGTGGCCGGTGTGCCCGTGCCTGCACCGGCCCAAGTTCAATACCACCCATACGCACCCCCGCCTGATCCCTCCAGCTACCCGAATCCCTGGGACTCCATGTCCCGCGGGTTCGAGCGCGGTTTGGAGATGGGGCGCCGTCTCCGGCAAGAAAGAGAGCTTCGCAAGCGCCGCGAACACGAGGCCCGCATGCGCGAACTGGAGCGGGCCGAGGCGGCACAGCGTCTGCGCATGCTCGAAGAAGAGCGACGCCGGCGCGAATACGAGCAGAGGCAACGGGAGCAAGCCGCCGCCGCTGCCCGCGCCCAAAAGCCGGATACGGCAGAGAAGGACCCTGGGAATGACCTCCCCCTGAGTGGGGAGGAAATGGCAGCCATGATCAACGATGAAGGGTTCTTGAAGTACTTCTACAGTGTCGTCGATGCCCAGTCGATAGAAGAACGCCTGAGACTGTTGAAGGCCAGGATGGAGGAGAATGGGTGGCACGACGCCGGATTGGAGAAAAGCATACGAGAGCACAAGTTCATTGCGTTACTCGTCGAAAGAGCGCAACGAAGGAAAGAGAGGGGTGAACAGAAGTGAGAGGGAGGTACATTGACACGGGGGCCAGCAGACCGCCATCCGCTGACCCCCTCAATCGGAGGAGGATTCAATCACATGGCAACGGAAAGGGCCGATCTGCATGGAGGGTTCAGCGTCGAGAGTCTCAGTGATGACGATGCAAGGATACATGGCATCGATCCCGGGGGGACCCCCCTTGGCGTCTTGACCGTCTATACTACTGCCGAGAACGGTAGCCGACTTACCACTCGCTACATCTTCCCCCAATTTGCGTTGCGTAACTTGGCCCATGAAATCCTCCGGCGATTTCCAGACGACGGCTAGAGCTTGCTCAACGTTAGCCCCGCTTGTCAACCCCAAATTCACACAGTACCGACTCTCTGGGTTGAACAGCCGCCACGGACAAGCCGAAACAAGGAAGGGGGCGGTGCTTGCACACCGCCCCCTTTCCTTGTTGGTTGCGCGCGGGCTCAGTGCTTCGTCGTCGGCCACCTCCCCTGCACCATGGCGTTGAAGTCATCCGTGAAGAAGAACTTCTCCTGGCCGAAGGCGGGGCGCAACTGGTCGAACCAGGTGGCCTCGGGGTCGTAGGCGGCGAAGAAGGGGCGTCCGACCCAGTCGGGGTTGCGTCCCTGGAGGAAGCGGAGGATGAACACTTTCTCGCCGCCGATCTCCTGCACGTCCTGGACCTCCACCTTGCCCGGGGTGGCGCTCATGCTCGGGCCGCGCACGGTGCGGGACAAGCCGGAGACGAACTTGTAGGCGTTCTGGAAAATTTCGCAGCAGCGGTCCAGCGGCACCTCGAAGTAATTGCGCGCGCCGGTGTCGCGTTCCACGAACATATAGTAGGGGATCATCCCCAGCCGCACCTCTTCCTCCCACATGCGGATCCACACGTCCGAGGAGTCGTTGATGTGGCGCAGCAGCGGCGCCTGGCAGCGGATCACCGCACCGGCGTCGCGCAGGCGGCGGATCGCCTCCCGGACCACGTTGGTCTCAAGCTCCCGCCAGTGGTTGAAGTGGGCCATGATGGCGACGTGCTTGCCCGCCTTCACGATCTTCTCCAGCAGCCGCAGCATGTCGTCCGCGTCCTCGTCGCCGACGAAACGGTAGGGCCAGAACGTCAAAGCCTTGGTGCCGATGCGGATGTCCTGCACGTGGGCGAACCGCGGGTCGTCCACCAGCGGCTCCAGGTAATTGGCGAATACCGCGGTCTTCATGATCATGGGGTCGCCGCCGGTCACCAGGAGGTCGGTGACGTCAGGATGCGTGGCCAGATAGTCATGCAGCCCGTCCGCTTCCTTGGCGACGATCTTGAGCTCGTTGTCGCCCACGAACTGCGCCCAGCGGAAGCAGAACGTGCAATAGGCGTGGCAGGTCTGCCCCTGGCTGGGGAAGAACAGCACGGTCTCGCGGTACTTGTGCTGAAGACCGTGGATCGTCTCGTGCCCGACCTGGGGGATGTTCAGCTCCCGCTGGCCGGCAGGGTGCGGGTTGAGTTTCTCGCGGATCTCGTGGGCACCTTCCTTGATCTCCTTCGCCGAAGCGTCGCGCCGGAAAAGGTCGGCCATACGCAGGAAGTCGTCCTCCTCGAGCATCCCCTGCTGCGGGAAGGTCATCTGGAAGACCGGGTCGTCGGGCACCCGGTCCCAGTCGATGAGGTGGTCGATCACGTACCGGTTGGAGCGGAAGGGCAGCACGTTGGCCACCACTTTCATGGCGAAGCGGTCGTCCCTGGGAAGACGTTCGAGCTGCGAAATTTCGTCGAGATGCTTCGTCGACAGCGCCTTGTAGCGTTCGGAGGGAAAGATCGGCGCCTCCCGGGTGAGGTACTCTTCTTCCGCTTGAACGGACATCGCCCCCGGGTCGCGCGCGGGCTCTTTTCCGGTTTCCGACGGGACTTTGCTCATGACTCACCTCCCAAGTTATCGGGTCTCGTCTTTCGAGCCTTGGCTCTGAGTAGAAGTATACTCCGTAGACGGCAATTTGAAAGACAGAATTGAGAATAATCGTTGCCAACATAGTATTGCAAGGGCCGTGTACGCTCTCGGAGGAGTGATTTTTTCGGCCTTTGCCGTTTTTTCTGCTTTACTATTCATTAGGGGCGATTGGTTATTCGGATACAGCCTCACGAAGGCTCGAAAGGAGCGAACGTCATGGCCACGGATCTGTTTTCCACCGCGCGGGAGCGCCTCGAAGACGCCGCCCGCTATCTCGACATCGAGCGCGAGATCATCGACCAGCTCCGGTATCCCAAGGAAACGCTGGCCGCCACCCTGCTGGTGCGCATGGACGACGGCTCGCGCAAGGCGTTCAAGGCGTGGCGCTGCCGCTACGACGACACCCGCGGCCCCACCAAGGGCGGCATCCGCTTCCACCCCGCGGTGAACGTGGACGAGGTGATGACGCTGGCGTTCTGGATGACCTTCAAGTGCGCGGTCGTAAACCTCCCCTTCGGCGGCGCCAAGGGCGGCGTGTCGGTGGATGTCAAGACCCTCTCCCGGGCCGAGCTGGAGCGCCTGAGCCGCTCCTACGTCGAGGCGTTCTCGCGCTTCATCGGACCCGAGCGCGACATCCCCGCCCCCGACATGTACACCAACGGCATCGTCATGGCCTGGATGGCGGACGAGTACGGCACCATCACCGGCCATCCCAGCCCGGCCATCATCACCGGCAAGCCGGTGGCGCTGGGCGGCTCGCTCGGACGTGACGACGCCACCGGCCGGGGCGGTTTCAATATTCTGAACCACCTGAAGGAGGAGCTCGGGGTCAGCCGCGAAACGTCGCGGATCGTGCTGCAGGGATTCGGCAACGCCTCGTTTCACTGCGCCCGCCTCCTCCACGACGACGGGTACCGCATCATCGGGCTTTCGGATTCGACCACGGCCATCCATGACCCCGACGGCATGAATCCCTACGCGGTGATGGAGCACAAGAAACGCACCGGACACGTCGCCGGAGCGCCCACGCACGGCACGGCGCGCGAGCTCGACAACGCGGCGCTGCTGGAAACGGAATGCGACGTGCTGATTCCCGCCGCGGTGGAGAACCAGATCACCGAAACCAACGCGGCCAGGATCCAGGCGCCGGTCATCCTGGAGCTCGCAAACGGCCCGACAACGCCGGCCGGCGACGCGGTCCTCGACAAGAAGGGCACGGTGGTGATTCCCGACATCCTAGCCAATTCGGGCGGGGTGACGGTGTCCTACTTCGAGTGGGTGCAGAACAAGGCTGGCTACTACTGGCCGGTGGAGGAGGTGCACGCCAAGCTCAAGGCCATCCTGGAGCCCGAAACCCGGCGCGTGTGGGACGTGGCCAGGGACAAGGCCGTCAGCATGCGCACCGCCGCCTATGTCCACGCCCTTGAGCGCATCGGAGACGCGGTGGAGGCCCGCGGCACCAAGGCGTTCTTCAACCCGTTGGGCTAGTGTCCTGTCTGGTCACTAGGGCCGCCGCGGGCCGTTCCTTCAGCGGATCCTGATCGGCGGCGGTGCGGTCCGCGTCCTCCAGCAAATGAGACGGAGTCTCCGCCATTCCTGGTGGTCGCCGCCGAATACCTTTCCGGTGGCGCGCGGCGCGCGGCGCACGGTCTCGATACGCTCGCGGGTGAGTGGATGGGTCGAAAGGAAACCGGAAAGCGCACCTTCGCCCTGTGCCTGCGCCGCGAGCGCCCGAGTAAAGAACTCCTCGAATCCCTTGGAATCGATTCCCGCGGCATACAGGCGTTCCAACGCATAGTCGTCCGCCTGCCGCTCAGCTACGCGGGAGTAGCCGCTGTTGAGCACCCATCGGCCGAGTCCCGTGATCAGGATACCCCCGGCCACGTCGCCGGTCACGAGGCCCACCACGACCGAGACGGCCGCCGTACGGTACAAACCCTGGATCGGGTGGTCGTATTGGATGTGGCCGATTTCATGAGCGATGACGCCCGCGACTTCCTCCGCGCTCAGGGCGTTGTCGATGAGCCCCTTGGTCAGGACGACGATGCCGCCGGGCAGGGCGAATGCGTTGTCCATCCTCGTATTGATCACGACGAGGCGCAAGGACGGCGGCTCGGGCATGTTCGCGGTGACGCGGACGGCCATCACCCTCAGGGCGTTCTGTCCCTCCGCATCGTTGCAATAGGTCCGCCGGTGCCGGGGTGGTCCGCTGGGGTCGATCTGGACGAGACGGGCGAGCTGCCGCAAAGTCATGAAGCCGATGCGTTCCCTGACGGTGTGCGGAGTGACCGCCGCCAATTGCTCCGACAGGGAAGGCACGACGACAAGGAGAATGAACGTGATGGACCCGACGGCGGCTCCG
This genomic interval carries:
- a CDS encoding DUF429 domain-containing protein, producing MYLVGIDCATKPRDVGIALAEMGDPVEVLEIYAGDSNPWGRVIEWVLNFAGQDVLVALDAPLGWPIALSEALHEHSAGNPVGNCPNDMFRRSTDRDIHNRLGKQPLDVGANRIARTAHAALKELEFLRESTDNPIPLAWCHDNLGGVQAIEVYPAATLKSHCIRCDRYKRKNNPDHRRGREEIARSLPGVSFAGDCWDAVIANADALDAAVCVLAAADFVRGDATQPPNIDVASREGWIWCRAPNCSSARA
- a CDS encoding nucleotidyl transferase AbiEii/AbiGii toxin family protein; its protein translation is MTFKPFLDVLPDEQRSLWPALKDIPDSFVLYGGTALALRLGHRASVDFDFFSSDPVDFDLLFRLPFMTQADVLQRAPDTLTVSTSPRTATNPVKVSFFGGIDTGRVGSPEMTEDGVLRVASLLDLFGTKLKVLLQRVAARDYLDLAAILRTGVPLKEGLGAAGTLYGQQFPPTEAVKALSYFNEGDATNVDPATQAFLSKQAAAWDFTTAEIVKVADSLGTV
- a CDS encoding IS1 family transposase, producing the protein MNRLPREKRIQVLQLLVECVGIRSISRTLGIDPHTVLSLLETAGRASATYHDLHVRNVAAENVQADEIHSFIYAKSGNLRDAKSPPPEAGDVYTWVAIDTDTKLVISYLTGGRGSAEGRMFMRDLASRISNRIQLTTDEYTVYPPAVKEAFGGNVDFEFGDATNSFVERQNLTIRTHIKRFARRTNAHSKKLENHVYAVNIHFLHYNWVRIHQTIRCTPAMEAGLTKELHDYEWLLDVIERYG
- a CDS encoding lysine 2,3-aminomutase, which gives rise to MSVQAEEEYLTREAPIFPSERYKALSTKHLDEISQLERLPRDDRFAMKVVANVLPFRSNRYVIDHLIDWDRVPDDPVFQMTFPQQGMLEEDDFLRMADLFRRDASAKEIKEGAHEIREKLNPHPAGQRELNIPQVGHETIHGLQHKYRETVLFFPSQGQTCHAYCTFCFRWAQFVGDNELKIVAKEADGLHDYLATHPDVTDLLVTGGDPMIMKTAVFANYLEPLVDDPRFAHVQDIRIGTKALTFWPYRFVGDEDADDMLRLLEKIVKAGKHVAIMAHFNHWRELETNVVREAIRRLRDAGAVIRCQAPLLRHINDSSDVWIRMWEEEVRLGMIPYYMFVERDTGARNYFEVPLDRCCEIFQNAYKFVSGLSRTVRGPSMSATPGKVEVQDVQEIGGEKVFILRFLQGRNPDWVGRPFFAAYDPEATWFDQLRPAFGQEKFFFTDDFNAMVQGRWPTTKH
- a CDS encoding Glu/Leu/Phe/Val dehydrogenase, with amino-acid sequence MATDLFSTARERLEDAARYLDIEREIIDQLRYPKETLAATLLVRMDDGSRKAFKAWRCRYDDTRGPTKGGIRFHPAVNVDEVMTLAFWMTFKCAVVNLPFGGAKGGVSVDVKTLSRAELERLSRSYVEAFSRFIGPERDIPAPDMYTNGIVMAWMADEYGTITGHPSPAIITGKPVALGGSLGRDDATGRGGFNILNHLKEELGVSRETSRIVLQGFGNASFHCARLLHDDGYRIIGLSDSTTAIHDPDGMNPYAVMEHKKRTGHVAGAPTHGTARELDNAALLETECDVLIPAAVENQITETNAARIQAPVILELANGPTTPAGDAVLDKKGTVVIPDILANSGGVTVSYFEWVQNKAGYYWPVEEVHAKLKAILEPETRRVWDVARDKAVSMRTAAYVHALERIGDAVEARGTKAFFNPLG
- a CDS encoding M48 family metallopeptidase gives rise to the protein MRFAADYYDGVVARAQPTVIAVTDVGIVVFAVHGAMLAHWPAERVILAEPPREGEPVRIGLDGTTARLVVDDPGVVEALEGVAPRLYRQVRLSWGGLARIVGWAGAAVGSITFILLVVVPSLSEQLAAVTPHTVRERIGFMTLRQLARLVQIDPSGPPRHRRTYCNDAEGQNALRVMAVRVTANMPEPPSLRLVVINTRMDNAFALPGGIVVLTKGLIDNALSAEEVAGVIAHEIGHIQYDHPIQGLYRTAAVSVVVGLVTGDVAGGILITGLGRWVLNSGYSRVAERQADDYALERLYAAGIDSKGFEEFFTRALAAQAQGEGALSGFLSTHPLTRERIETVRRAPRATGKVFGGDHQEWRRLRLICWRTRTAPPPIRIR